Proteins from a genomic interval of Acomys russatus chromosome 19, mAcoRus1.1, whole genome shotgun sequence:
- the Actn4 gene encoding alpha-actinin-4 isoform X1 gives MVDYHAANQAYQYGPSSGGGNGAGGGGSMGDYMAQEDDWDRDLLLDPAWEKQQRKTFTAWCNSHLRKAGTQIENIDEDFRDGLKLMLLLEVISGERLPKPERGKMRVHKINNVNKALGFIASKGVRLVSIGAEEIVDGNAKMTLGMIWTIILRFAIQDISVEETSAKEGLLLWCQRKTAPYKNVNVQNFHISWKDGLAFNALIHRHRPELIEYEKLRKDDPVTNLNNAFEVAEKYLDIPKMLDAEDIVNTARPDEKAIMTYVSSFYHAFSGAQKAETAANRICKVLAVNQENEHLMEDYERLASDLLEWIRRTIPWLEDRVPQKTIQEMQQKLEDFRDYRRVHKPPKVQEKCRLEINFNTLQTKLRLSNRPAFMPSEGRMVSDINNGWQHLEQAEKGYEEWLLNEIRRLERLDHLAEKFRQKASIHEAWTDGKEAMLQHRDYETATLSDIKALIRKHEAFESDLAAHQDRVEQIAAIAQELNELDYYDSHNVNTRCQKICDQWDALGSLTHSRREALEKTEKQLETIDQLHLEYAKRAAPFNNWMESAMEDLQDMFIVHTIEEIEGLISAHDQFKSTLPDADREREAILAIHKEAQRIAESNHIKLSGSNPYTTVTPQIINSKWEKVQQLVPKRDHALLEEQSKQQSNEHLRRQFASQANVVGPWIQTKMEEIGRISIEMNGTLEDQLSHLKQYERSIVDYKPNLDLLEQQHQLIQEALIFDNKHTNYTMEHIRVGSEQLLTAIARTINEVENQILTRDAKGISQEQMQEFRASFNHFDKDHGGALGPEEFKACLISLGYDVESDRQGDAEFNRIMSVVDPNHSGLVTFQAFIDFMSRETTDTDTADQVIASFKVLAGDKNFITAEELRRELPPDQAEYCIARMAPYQGPDAAPGALDYKSFSTALYGESDL, from the exons accttcACGGCCTGGTGCAACTCCCACCTGCGGAAGGCGGGCACTCAGATCGAGAACATCGACGAGGACTTCCGGGACGGGCTGAAGCTCATGCTGCTGCTGGAGGTCATCTCAG GGGAGCGGCTGCCGAAGCCGGAGCGCGGCAAGATGCGTGTGCACAAGATCAACAACGTGAACAAGGCCCTGGGCTTCATCGCCAGCAAGGGCGTCAGGCTGGTCTCCATCGGGGCGGAAG AGATTGTGGACGGCAACGCAAAGATGACTCTGGGGATGATCTGGACCATCATCCTCAGGTTCGCCATCCAGGACATCTCTGTAGAAG AGACCTCTGCCAAGGAAGGGCTCCTCCTCTGGTGCCAGAGAAAGACGGCGCCATATAAAAACGTCAACGTCCAGAACTTCCACATCAG CTGGAAGGACGGGCTGGCCTTCAATGCCCTCATCCACCGGCACAGGCCCGAGCTGATTGAATATGAGAAACTGAGGAAG GATGATCCAGTCACCAACTTAAACAACGCTTTTGAAGTAGCCGAAAAATACCTCGATATCCCCAAGATGCTGGATGCCGAGG ACATCGTGAACACAGCGCGGCCCGACGAGAAGGCCATAATGACCTATGTGTCCAGCTTCTACCATGCCTTCTCAGGAGCGCAGAAG GCTGAGACTGCTGCCAACCGGATCTGCAAGGTGCTGGCTGTGAACCAGGAAAATGAGCACCTGATGGAAGATTATGAACGTCTGGCCAGTGAT CTTCTGGAGTGGATCCGCCGCACCATCCCGTGGCTGGAGGACCGCGTGCCGCAGAAGACCATCCAGGAGATGCAGCAGAAGCTGGAGGACTTCCGCGACTACCGGCGCGTGCACAAGCCGCCCAAGGTGCAGGAGAAGTGCCGGCTGGAGATCAACTTCAACACGCTGCAGACCAAGCTGCGGCTCAGCAACAGGCCCGCCTTCATGCCCTCCGAGGGCAGGATGGTATCG GACATCAACAATGGCTGGCAGCACCTGGAGCAGGCAGAGAAGGGCTACGAGGAGTGGCTGCTGAACGAGATCCGGCGCCTGGAGCGGCTTGACCACCTGGCCGAGAAGTTCCGGCAGAAGGCCTCCATCCACGAGGCCTGGACCGACG GGAAGGAGGCCATGCTGCAGCACCGCGACTATGAGACGGCCACCCTGTCAGACATCAAAGCCCTCATCCGCAAGCACGAGGCCTTCGAGAGTGACCTGGCCGCACACCAGGACCGAGTGGAGCAGATCGCTGCCATCGCCCAGGAGCTCAA CGAGTTGGACTACTATGACTCCCACAACGTCAACACGCGGTGCCAGAAGATCTGCGACCAGTGGGACGCCCTGGGCTCCCTGACCCACAGCCGCCGGGAAGCCTTGGAG AAAACAGAGAAGCAGCTGGAGACCATCGACCAGCTGCACCTGGAGTACGCCAAGCGGGCCGCACCCTTCAACAACTGGATGGAGAGCGCCATGGAGGACCTGCAGGACATGTTCATCGTTCACACCATCGAGGAGATCGAG GGCCTCATCTCAGCCCATGACCAGTTCAAGTCCACCCTGCCGGATGCCGACAGGGAGCGCGAGGCCATCCTGGCCATCCACAAGGAAGCCCAGAGGATCGCCGAGAGCAACCACATCAAGCTGTCGGGCAGCAACCCCTACACCACCGTCACCCCGCAGATCATCAACTCCAAGTGGGAGAAG GTGCAGCAGCTGGTTCCGAAGCGCGACCATGCTCTCCTGGAGGAGCAGAGCAAGCAGCAGTCCAATGAGCACCTCCGCAGGCAGTTTGCCAGCCAGGCCAATGTGGTGGGGCCCTGGATCCAGACCAAGATGGAG GAGATCGGGCGCATCTCCATCGAGATGAATGGGACCCTGGaggaccagctgagccacctgaaACAGTACGAGCGCAGCATCGTGGATTACAAGCCCAACCTGGACCTGCTGGAGCAGCAGCACCAGCTCATCCAGGAGGCCCTCATCTTTGACAACAAGCACACCAACTACACCATGGAG cacATTCGCGTGGGCTCAGAGCAGCTGCTCACTGCCATCGCCCGCACCATCAATGAGGTGGAGAACCAGATCCTCACCCGGGACGCCAAGGGCATCAGCCAGGAGCAGATGCAGGAGTTCCGGGCCTCCTTCAACCACTTCGACAAg GACCATGGCGGGGCACTGGGGCCTGaggaattcaaggcctgcctcaTCAGCCTGGGCTACGACGTGGAGAGTGACCGGCAG GGTGACGCTGAGTTCAACCGCATCATGAGTGTGGTGGACCCCAACCATAGCGGCCTTGTGACCTTCCAAGCCTTCATTGACTTCATGTCAAGGGagaccacagacacagacacagctgaTCAGGTCATCGCCTCCTTCAAGGTCCTGGCAGGGGACAAG AACTTCATCACCGCCGAGGAGCTGCGGAGAGAGCTGCCCCCGGACCAGGCTGAGTACTGCATCGCCCGCATGGCACCCTACCAGGGGCCAGATGCCGCTCCTGGTGCCCTTGACTACAAGTCCTTCTCCACAGCACTCTACGGGGAGAGCGACCTGTGA